The nucleotide window GGAGCCGATGGGCGGACCGGTACGGAATTCCTTCATCCCCATTTTAGATCCTTTTGACCCGGGAATCAATTCTACCCTTCCATTATTGCCGTCTTACTCGATGTTTTGCACTTGTTCTTTCATTTTTTCCAGCTCGCTCTTGCACTCCACTACCCAGGAACTGATGAGACGGTCGCCCGATTTGGAACCGATCGTATTCACCTCACGATTCATTTCTTGCAGCAGAAAATCGAGGCGACGTCCCACTGGTTCATTTGAACCGAGCGACTGAAGAAACTGACGGGCATGACTTTCCAGCCGGGTCAATTCTTCCTGGATATCTGATTTATCGGCAAAGATGGCCGCCTCCGTCAGCAATCGGTCTTCGTCGATTTTCACTTCCGACAAAAACTCGCTCAATCGTTGACGCAGACGGGTACGGTATTCCTCTACTACCACTGGTGCGCGTTTCCGGATTTGATCCACCAAACGGGTCAGGTTGCCGATTCTGTGGGCGAGATCCTCCGCCAACGCTTGCCCTTCCCGCTGACGCATCTGGAGTAACGCCTCACAAGCTTCATGAACCGCTTCCAGCAACAGAGACTGGTGATGCTCCGGTTCGATTTCTCTCTCACGTAACGTCCACACTTGGGGCATCTGCAACAAATCCATGGCAGTCGGTTCACCTGACAATCCCAAGCGTTGATTCATCTCCCTCACGGTATGGACAAGCGTTTGCGCCAACTGCCAATCCACTTCGGCCGTTTGCTCCCGGTCTCCCGTCTCCAGGGTGACGAACACGTCAACACGCCCCCGCTTGACAACGGATTGCACCGCTTTTTTCACAGGGTCTTCCATCATCATCCACCCTGACGGCAACCGGACCATAATCTCCAAAAAACGATGGTTGACCGAGCGGATTTCCACGATGAAGCGAATACCGTCCTTTTCTCGATCACCGCGACCGTAGCCTGTCATACTGCGGATATTCCTTTTTTCTTCCATGTTTTTATTCTAAAAGATTTCCCGTTGACTCACAAGTGAAGTAACCGCGTTCGCATCAGGGTTGATGGAAACGAAACAGGCTGCCCCAAACGGGTCAGCCTGTCTGTACGGTCAACATTTATTCCGCTTCGCTCAATGCAGAGTGCTTGCGGGAATAGCCGAAGTAAATCACCAATCCGATGGTAAGCCAGATGACGAACGCCATCCACGTAATCGCGGCCAACCGCGTCATCAGGAAGACGCAGAATAATATGGCCAAAATCGGTACAACCGGAACCCCGGGCACTTTGAACGGGCGTTTCACGTCTGGCATCGTTTTGCGCAGGACCAACACACCGAAGGACACCAGGGTGAATGCAGCCAGCGTGCCGATGTTGACCAGCTCGGCCAACTTGTCCAACGGCACCAGTGCACCGATCAACGCGGCGATCAGCCCCAGGAACCAAGTGGCACCATACGGCGTCCGATATTTTTCGTGCACATCCGAAAACTTCCTCGGTAACAGGCCGTCACGGGACATGGCGAAGAAAATCCGGGTTTGACCGTACAACATCACCAACATCACCGTGGTCATCCCAATGATGGCCCCCAGGTCGACAAATCCGGCCACCCAGTTTTGACCCACGCGTTCCAGCGCCAATGAGACCGGGTGAGATTGGTCTTGGGCGAATAGTTTAAACGGCACCATCCCCGTCATGATACCGGAAACCACCACGTACAATACCGTACAGATCCCCAGAGAATAAAGGAGACCGCGCGGCAAATCGCGTTGCGGATTTTTTGTTTCTTCGGCGGCCGCGGCCACGGCGTCAAACCCGATGTAGGCAAAAAAGACCAGTGCTGCTGCAGAAAACACGCCTTGATAACCAAACGGCATATACGGCATCCAGTTCGCCGGTTTGACATATTGGACACCCACAAAAATAAACAGCAACACAACGAGGATTTTGATGATGACCATGATATTGTTGGCTCGTTTGGACTCCGTGATTCCCCGTGCCAACAAGAAGGTAATCACCAGCACGATGAGAAATGCGGGCAGATTAAAAAAGGTGGCTTTACCCGGCAACGCACCAGGAGCGGCGGTCAATGCCACCGGCAGTTCAAAACCGAACAACCCTTTTAACAGTGATTGGAAATATCCTGACCAGCCGACGGAAACCGTACTGGTCGCCAACAAATATTCCAACACCAAATCCCAACCGATGATCCAAGCCACAAATTCGCCCAAAGTGGCGTAGCTGTACGTGTATACCGAACCCGACACCGGCACGAGAGAAGCGAACTCCGCGTAACAAAGGGCGGCAAACGCACAAGCCAAACCGGCCACGATAAAGGACAGGGTCAAAGCCGGGCCCGCCTTCAGCGCACCGGTTCCAGTCAGAACGAAAATACCCGTTCCGATGATCGCTCCGATCCCCAGCAGAGTGAGATCCCAAGCGGTCAGATCTTTTTTCAGGGTTTTTCCTGTTCTGCTTGACTGGATCAATTGGTTGATACTCTTTTTCCGGAATAGACTCATGTTCATCTCCTCCTGCGACTTAGCGTACCCATCACCCGAATATCAAACTCTTATTGAATTGTTTGATAAATAAAATCGTTCACATTGTAACAAATGTAATGTTTTGTAGTCAATTAACGAATTTTACCTCTTATTCCCCTACCATCAGCCCACCATGATCGCCATAACCCTCATTCTTACATGTCAACAGCGAAGCAGCTCGCATCAGCTAAATAAAAGAATTGGAAATATATCTTTTATTATCCACTAATCCCCTTATCGTTTTATGATTCTTGATATTCTAATCACCCCCTCTAATTAAAATATAATAATTATTCGGATAATAAATAGCAAGATCCTACGCTTATGCGTAGGAGGGCATGAACAAATCCTGCAACACCAATGTCATCGCACCGATCGCCGCACCGTTGTCCCCCAGTCGGGAACACATGATGGCGACATCTTTGGCTGCGGCGGAGAGCGCCCGTTCTTTTACGGTCTGTTGAAGCGGCTCCAATACAAAGTGGCCGGCGCGCGCCACACCACCGCTCAAGATGATGCGGGAGGGATTGAGCGTATTGATCAGGTTGGCGAGACCGATCCCCAGATAACGGCCCGCATCAGCCAACACTTCGATCGCCAATTCATCTCCTTGCTGAGCTGCCAGGTGAACCATCTCCCCTGTCAACCGTTCCGTCTCCCCGTTTACCCACTCCGCCAATACAGTGGATCGACCTTGTCTGATCGCCTCTCTTACCCGGTACAGAATGGCCGGACCTGCCGCCAGCGCCTCCAAACATCCCACATTGCCGCAACCGCACTTCGGACCGTTCAGGTCTATGGTGGTATGTCCAATCTCACCTGCGGTAAACGACGGTCCACGATACAACTCGTTGTTTAAGATAATTCCGGCACCGATCCCCGTTCCCACATGCACGCAAATGAAATCTGCGATATCTTTTCCCAATCCAAACCAACTTTCCCCCAAAGCGAGCGCTCGTACGTCGTTCTCCACTTCGACGGGCAGTTGAAACGCTTGTTCCAATCGATCTTTCAATGGCAAATCCCGGATATTGAGATTGGGGGCAAAAATGGACACCCCCTTTTCAGTATCAACAAGGCCGTGCATCCCTACCCCGATGCCCAGACAAGGCCGTGTCTGGAGATCTGCGCGATCCAACAATTGTCGGATCGCCCCTTGGACGAGATCCACAAACGCTTCCTCAGTCGGTTCAGGTGGAATCTCTACATGTACGGTATGCTGGACCTCTCCCTCCAAGTTGGCCGCCACGCCCCGTATCCTTTTCGCACCGGCGTAGATGCCGATGACGGTAAATGCATCGGCGTTGATCTTCAACATGATCGGCTTTCTGCCACCTGTCGATTCTCCCAATTCCGCCTCGATTACCAGATTGGACTCCAACAGTTCACCAACGATATTGGTCACCGTGGGCGGCGTCAATTTGGTCATCTTGGCAATCTCCGCTCTGGAGATGGGTCCGTGAAGACGAATCATATTCAGGATGGTTGACTTGTTGAGCGTCTTCATCCAACGGAAACTTCCCACTTGAATCATCCGCGACACGGCTTTGACTCCTTCCCAGCTCGTTACTGCTGTATCACTAAAATATCCGGCCGTTGGTAGACTTGTCCATCCCTTTCCATTATAATATATGGCCAATTTCCGGTGTGGGTAAGAAAGTGATTCGCTTGTTTATCCACCCATATCGTATCTTCCGATTTGATACCCGGCAATGAGGGATTCCAGGCAAATGCCTGATGCAGTTGCACCACCCCCTCACAATCCGGTGTCGCCAAAAACTCACGGGTGGCATACCCGGTAGGTCCGCCCTGATGAAGATATCGCCAATCATCCGGATGTCCCACCCGACGGTATGCCTCGATGCCCGCCCGCAATACGTCTCGGATCGGGACTCCCGGCCGGGTGGCAAGATTCATGGTCAAGTCGATCTCGGCCAGTTTCCAACGACGATCGGACAACGTTTTCGGCAGGGGACCAAAGTGGACCAAACGCGTCACATTGGCCACCAATCCCCATTTTTCCGCACAGAGTACCATCATAGCGTATCGCTCGAGCGGCTTGGCGGTGGGGATAGGATGACGATAACGGAACACGCGCTCATCTGTGGCCACTAGGATCACCTGGGGGAAAATGCCGTGTGGCAAAATCTTCTCTGCCAGACGTGATTGAATCTCCCATTCGCTCATCCCCGGTCGGATTTCCCGGCAAGTCTCCTCAACAGCCATCGCCGCCTGTCGACACAGCCATGCGTAGCGCCGTATTTCCTCTTTCTCCAGCACATAGGTCAACCGAAACAGTGCATCCCCCATATAGACTGCGCTCTCGATACCCAATGCATCCGGCCATACATCAGCCCCGATCTTTTTCCCCGCACATAATCGGCGAAGTATGGGCAATACCCCCTCGGTCCATTCCGAAGCGATCATCTCAAATCCCAGGCCCGCCAACTCCTCCTCTTTGATTCGGTCGGACTCCATCCGTGTCGTTACACAGAACGCCCGATCGTGGAAAATCAGCAGATCGGCAACCCCTTCTTCCGTTGTCCAGACGATATGATTGCATCGCCCCATGGTCAACCAAGCGAAACTGCGCCGTTTTCGCAACAGAATACCATCCAGTCCGTTTTGTGCCGCCCATCTGCGAAGTCGGGCGAGGCGCTCTTGCACGATGGCAATCGGCTCCGCTTCAACCGCCCTTGTCATCCGCGCATCTCCTCTTTTCTGTATCCGTTCGGATGGGATCGGTGCCATGCCCAGGCCGTGGTGATGATCGTGTCCAAATCCTCAAATTGCGGTCGCCATCCCAACTCTTCCCGCGCCTTCTGTGAGGATGCGATCAGCACGGCTGGATCTCCCGGTCGGTGCGGTGCCACACGGGTGGGGATGGGGTGTCCGGTGATTTCCCGTGCGCGTTCTACCACCTGTTTCACGGAGAAACCGGTTCCACTTCCCAGATTGTAGATACCGCTTTTCCCTGTTTCTCGCAATTTTTCCAGCGCCAACCGATGCGCCTGCGCCAAATCCATCACATGTACATAATCCCGGATGCAAGTCCCGTCTTCGGTCGGATAATCATCGCCAAAAATGGACAATGCCTCCCGTTGGCCGAGGGCTACTTGCAGCACGATCGGGATCAGATGGGTTTCCGGGTCATGATCCTCTCCGATGTGACCGTCCGGATGCGCACCTGCCGCGTTGAAATACCGCAGGGAAATAAAACGCAATCCATAGGCTTGTTCACACCATTTCATCATTTTTTCGATGGCCAGTTTCGTTTCGCCATATGCATTGGTTGGTTCGGTAGCGTCCGTCTCCTGAATGGGAATTTGTCTGGGCTCACCATACGTGGCGGCTGTCGACGAAAATACGATGCGCTTCACTCCGTGTTCGATCATCTTGGTCAACAGAATTTGTGCGGCTGCGACATTGTTGTCGTAGTAGGCCAACGGATCTTTCATCGAATCGCCGACCAAGGAATATGCGGCGAAATGAACCACCGCCTCCACATCGTACCGACGGAAAATCTGGTCCAACAGCTCGCGGTCGCGTACATCGCCGTGGATAAACGTCTGCGCCAACACCGCTTCCCGATGCCCTTTTTCCAGATTGTCCAGCACAATCACTTCTTCTCCGTGGTCCAACAGTTCGCTTACCGTGTGACTCCCGATATAACCGGCACCGCCTGTTACGAGAATCGCCATGATGTGAAAACCTCCTCGCTCACTTCGCGTGCACCGTCTCCGATCTCCGCCGTATAAAAAGCGGGTGTCAATCCCGTCTGCCTTTCGTACTGTTTCCCGACTTCCTCTTGAAACGTCTCCACTGCATCCCGGTGCACCAAACTAACCGTGCATCCACCAAATCCCGCTCCCGTCATGCGCGTACCGATGCATCCATCCACCTGTCGAGCTGCATCAAACAGGGCATCCAGCTCTTTCCCGGTCACTTCGTACAAATCGCGCAAGGATTCATGCGATTGGATCATCAAACGGCCAAACGCGATCAAATCCCCTTCCTCCAACGCTTCGACGGATGCATGGACACGGGCGTTTTCCTCCACCACGTGCGTCAACCGTTTCCGAAGCGTTGGATCAGATACCCGCTCCCGCACCCGTTGCCACGTGTCCACATCCACCTCACCAAGACTAGATGCGTTTTCCAACCAGGAGCGGATTTGCTTAAACCCTTCCTCGCATTCGGCACGCCGTTCATTATATTTGGAATCGGCCAGTTCGCGCGGTTTGTTGGTATGGGTGATGATCAACCGGTAATCGCCCAGTTCCAGCGGTGCGTACCGGTACCGAAGAGTGTCGCAATGCAACAGGATGGCGTTATCTTTTCGTCCCATGCCGGAGGCGAATTGATCCATGATCCCGCATTGGACACCGATGAAATGGTTTTCCGCACGTTGCGCCATTTTGACTAGCTCCACCATCGGCCAATCCGTCCCGGCCAGCGCTTGACAAGCCACCGCTGTGGCCATCTCGATGGAAGCCGACGAGGACAATCCCGATCCCATCGGAATATTACCGTGATACAGCATGTCCGCTCCGTCCAGCTGGACACCTTTCTCCAAAAACTGGTGGATAATTCCTTTGGGATAGTTGGCCCAGCCGTCTTCCGGACGAAATCGGATTTCATCCACCCGACAGTGGACTTCCCTTTCCATTTGGCATGACGCGAATCGAAACCAACCATCTCTGCGCGGACGAACCAATACCCACGTGCCAAACGTCAGCGCCGCCGGAAAAACGAAACCGCCCGTATAATCAGTATGTTCCCCGATCAGATTCACCCTTCCCGGAGCAAAAAAGACGCGGACCCCGCCACCCTCGTCGAAATGACGTTCAAACTCGCGGAACCATTTTTCACCCGCCATTTATGAACTCCGCCCCTCCTTATCCAGATATCGGCGATACGCTTCCCGCATCTGCTCCGCCGTTTGTTCGACAGCGTGAGGATTGCAGGCCGCCCATGCTCCCATTTCCGAAGAAGCATAAAATTTCAGTTTATTACGGTCGCGTAACGGTGGATAAAATTCGATATGAAAATGATAGTACGCCTCCACATCGTCTCCGTTGACCGGACGTTGATGAAGTACCATCATGTAGGGGAACAACCGGTCGAACAGCGCATCCATCGTGCCGGTCATGTGTTTGAGCATCTCGGCCAAATCCCGCTTCTCCTTCCGCGTGAAATCCGGTAAGGCGGTTTTATGACTTTTGCTCACGATAAACAATCCGTAAGGGTAGTCGGTGAAAAAGGGAAGATACGCCAGAAATGAATCATTCTCGGTGATGACCCGTTGCCCAAATGCCTTTTCCTCCCGGTTCATATCGCAAATCAGGCAACGCTTGGTCCGTTCGTGATGTTTTCGGCAATTGGCCAATTCAGTGCGGATTTTGAGCGGCATTTGTGAATAGGCATAAATTTGACCGTGCGGGTGGGGCATGGTCACACCGCATTCCTCACCGCGGTTTTCAAAGATCAACACATACTGGTGCGCAGGGTCCTGTCCCAATTCGACGAATCGTTCGGTCCACAGATCGACCAGCTTTTCGATATGATCCACCGACAGCTGAGGCAACGTGACCGTATGTTCCGGAGAATACAAAATCACTTCGCATTTGCCGCGGGCTTTTCTGGTTTGGTAGAGTGATGAGCCGACCGGATCCGGTTCCGGAGGATCGGGCATCAACGCCGGGAAATCGTTGTCGTAGGCATAGACATCGTAATCATCCGGCACCTTCCCCGACCCCGGGCAAAACGGACAAAAGTCCTTGGGCATGGTCGGCCGGTGCGAACGGTTGCTGGCCACCATGGTCCAATCATCCAACAGCGGATTGTATCGGAGTTCCACCTGACTTACCCCCTCTAACTTAAATTAATTAATTATGTATCTTTATGATAAAGCGCTTTCTTTTATTTGTAAAGCAGATTTTTTTGACAATAGCGAAAGAGAAAACGTCCACTCATCTTTTGGGATGAGTGGACGTTGAGACTCGGGCTTGTTTGATGAAGACTCAGCAACGTATTGGGATTCTATCTGATCCTCCCGTTGGTATTGTTATCCGTTCAGCCGTTTCAGCAGACGTTCCCGATCAGATTCGAACCCGGGTTTACCCAAGAGCGCAAACATATTTTTCTTGTAAGCTTCCACCCCAGGTTGGTCAAACGGGTTGACTCCAAGCAGATAACCGCTGATGCCGCACGCCTTTTCAAAGAAGTAGACCAATTGGCCGAAATAATAAGGGGAGACTTCCGGCACTTCCACAACCAGATTGGGCACACCGCCGTCGGTGTGAGCCAAAAGCGTTCCTTCCATCGCTTTTTTGTTTACAAAGTCCATCGTTTGACCGGCCAGATAATTCAATCCGTCCAGGTTTTCCTCGTCGGACTGGATGGTCAGATCCACACGGGGTTGGTCGATGCGGATCACGGTCTCAAAGATGTTGCGCAACCCTTCTTGGATGTATTGCCCCATCGAATGCAAATCGGTGGTAAAGTCGACAGCGGCCGGGAAAATTCCTTTCTGGTCTTTCCCCTCACTCTCACCGTACAATTGTTTCCACCATTCGGCGAAATAATGGAAAGACGGCTCATAGTTGACCAAAAGCTCCGTCGTTTTTCCTTTTCGATAAAGTGCGTTGCGAACCGCTGCATATTGATAGCTCGGGTTTTCCGCCAACACGGGGTTGCGATACGCTTCCGCAGCGTCGCGGGCTCCGGCCATCATCGCTTCGATGTCCACTCCGCTCACAGCGATCGGCAACAGCCCCACCGCCGTCAATACAGAGTAGCGTCCGCCGACGTCGTCCGGGATGACGAACGTTTCATATCCTTCGGCATCGGCCAGTTTTTTCAGCGCACCTTTGGCCCGGTCAGTGGTGGCATAAATGCGCCGACGTGCTTCTTCTTTGCCATAGCGTTTTTCCATGTATTCACGGAAGAACCGGAACGCAATGGCCGGTTCCGTCGTCGTGCCCGATTTGGAAATCACGTTGACACTGATATCCTTGCCTTCCAATAGCTCCAGCAATTGAGCGGTGTATGTGGAGCTGATGTGATGCCCGACGAAATAGATTTCCGGTGTTTTGCGCTTGTCCTTCGGCAATTGGTTGTAAAAGCTGTGGGTCAACATTTCGATGGCGGCACGTGCGCCCAGATACGATCCGCCGATCCCGATCACAACCAAAGCGTCCGAGTCGGACTGGATCTTTTTTGCAGCGGCCTGAATCCGAGCAAATTCGTCCCGGTCGTAGTCAAAGGGAAGATTCACCCATCCCAGAAAATCATTGCCCGCTCCCGTGCCGTTATGTAGAAGCTCATGTGCTGTCCGCACGGCCGGCTCCATCTGGGCAATCTCATGCTCTCCGACAAATGTCAATGCTTTGGAATAGTCGAATGTCAATCGTTTGGTCATTGCGCATCCCCCCCGTTATCCTTACTATTAATGGAATCAATAGGTGAATTTGAGATTCCACCGCTTACCACGCTTGATTATACTACAAATTTGTTGTTGTCCAAAAGAATTGTCCAGCAATCACGTCATTCATCCTAGAAAATACTTTTTTCATCAAACAGCGACCTCTATATCTTTATATCTCAACCAAACAACTTCACAAATGTGCTGTTTTTTCATATGATTATATACAATGTTGGATGGCGGATTCATGAAGATTTTCCCTGTCAAACAGTACACGACTAGGGCGTGTCTGGTAAATCCGCGTGGGAGCAAATGCTCTCCCTGAGCGACTTACCAAGCCCGGCCGAGTGAAGACCCGGAATGCGCAGGAATGAAATCGCGGGCAACTTCCTCTCAGCGAAGCCTACTTTGCCCGCGACCTGCACTCCGGGGCGGAGCTGCCATGACCTGCTTCCTTGCAGGGCGCAGGTGGAATAACCCGGGGAAGAATTTGGACAGTATTCACCAGACACGCTCTAAAAAGAGGAGTAATGGAGATGTTGGCAGCTATCATTCACGGATGGGTTCTCGCTTTCGGTCTGATTATCCCGTTGGGTGCGCAAAATGTGTTTATTTTTAACCAAGGCGCTCTTCAACCCAAATGGTCCCGGTCGCTGCCAGCCGTTTTGACCGCTTCCGTTTGCGACACCTTATTGATCGCATTGGCCGTAGCAGGTGTGTCACTGGTAGTTCTCAAATTGGCATGGCTGAAATGGACACTCTTCGGCGTTGGCTTTTTCTTTTTGTTATATATGGGATGGAACATCTGGCAATCAGCACCCGATCCCCATTCCGAAAAAGAGCGTACACCACTGCCTCCGGTCAAACAGATCACGTTTGCCTTATCCGTCTCCCTGCTGAATCCTCACGCCATTCTGGACACCATCGGCGTGATCGGCACTAGCTCATTGCAGTACACGGGGATTGCTCGTTGGGCGTTTACACTTTCCTGCATCCTCGTCTCATGGGTATGGTTTTTCGGTTTGTCCGTAGCTGGACGTGCGGTACGCACGCTGGATACCGGCGGACGATGGTTGCATTGGATCAATTGCCTTTCGGCTTTGATCATTTGGGGAGTAGCCGCGATGATCGGCCAGCAACTGATCGTGGAGCTGGGAAAACGTGCCGCAACGACGTCATGGTAACCACCCGACTTACATACACAGTCCGCGGGGCCTTTTTTGATGGGTCGATGTACACAAAAGCCCGGGAGGTACCCTGAGGTATCTTCCCGGGCTAGAGCGTGTCTAAATGGGTGCATTACGTTTTCGTCTCGCTCCACCTGCGTCTTGCCAGCACCAGACGCAGGCGTTTCATGCCAGACCCGAATAGGGCATCTCAAAAGGAAGCATCCGACCCCAACCATTTTCCTTCAAACACCACTTCCGCCGGTCCGGTCATGTACACGTGGTCGTCTTGCTCGCTCCACTCAATTTCCAGATCGCCCCCCCACAGGTGGACGATCACATGGCGGCCAGTTCGGCCTGTCAGTACCGATGCCACCACGGATGCACAAGCGCCGCTGCCGCATGCCATGGTTTGACCGGCACCACGTTCCCAGACCCGCATATCCAGCTCCCTGTTGGATCGGACCGTGATGAATTCCACATTGGTTTTATTAGGGAAATACGGATGCGTCTCAATTTTTGGCCCCCACGCTTCCACCGGAAAGCTCACAACATCGTCCACGAAAATGACGACATGCGGGTTGCCCATGGAAATGGCGGTAAAGGCGAAATGCCGTCCGTCTACTTCCAGCGGTTCTTCCACCACACGGTCTTTGCGGATCGTGACAGGAATTTGCTCACCCTGCAAAACGGGAACGCCCATATCCACCTTCACCTGATCCACCCGGTTGCCGGCCACATCCAGCCATACCCGCTGAATCCCGGCACCGGTTTCCACGGTCAGCTCCTTTTTGACGCCGGAGACGCATTCGTAGTAATATTTAGCCACGCATCGCACCGCATTGCCGCATTGTTCTGCTTCGGTACCGTCGGCGTTGAAAATGCGCATCCGCAAATCGGCCCGCTCCGACGGCAGAATGAACACCAGTCCGTCCGCACCCACGCCGCGATGACGATCACAAACAGCCCGCGCCAAATCTCTAGGCGATTCATTCAACGGGTCTTTTTG belongs to Polycladomyces subterraneus and includes:
- a CDS encoding YicC/YloC family endoribonuclease, which translates into the protein MTGYGRGDREKDGIRFIVEIRSVNHRFLEIMVRLPSGWMMMEDPVKKAVQSVVKRGRVDVFVTLETGDREQTAEVDWQLAQTLVHTVREMNQRLGLSGEPTAMDLLQMPQVWTLREREIEPEHHQSLLLEAVHEACEALLQMRQREGQALAEDLAHRIGNLTRLVDQIRKRAPVVVEEYRTRLRQRLSEFLSEVKIDEDRLLTEAAIFADKSDIQEELTRLESHARQFLQSLGSNEPVGRRLDFLLQEMNREVNTIGSKSGDRLISSWVVECKSELEKMKEQVQNIE
- a CDS encoding amino acid permease, whose translation is MNMSLFRKKSINQLIQSSRTGKTLKKDLTAWDLTLLGIGAIIGTGIFVLTGTGALKAGPALTLSFIVAGLACAFAALCYAEFASLVPVSGSVYTYSYATLGEFVAWIIGWDLVLEYLLATSTVSVGWSGYFQSLLKGLFGFELPVALTAAPGALPGKATFFNLPAFLIVLVITFLLARGITESKRANNIMVIIKILVVLLFIFVGVQYVKPANWMPYMPFGYQGVFSAAALVFFAYIGFDAVAAAAEETKNPQRDLPRGLLYSLGICTVLYVVVSGIMTGMVPFKLFAQDQSHPVSLALERVGQNWVAGFVDLGAIIGMTTVMLVMLYGQTRIFFAMSRDGLLPRKFSDVHEKYRTPYGATWFLGLIAALIGALVPLDKLAELVNIGTLAAFTLVSFGVLVLRKTMPDVKRPFKVPGVPVVPILAILFCVFLMTRLAAITWMAFVIWLTIGLVIYFGYSRKHSALSEAE
- a CDS encoding ROK family transcriptional regulator, which translates into the protein MIQVGSFRWMKTLNKSTILNMIRLHGPISRAEIAKMTKLTPPTVTNIVGELLESNLVIEAELGESTGGRKPIMLKINADAFTVIGIYAGAKRIRGVAANLEGEVQHTVHVEIPPEPTEEAFVDLVQGAIRQLLDRADLQTRPCLGIGVGMHGLVDTEKGVSIFAPNLNIRDLPLKDRLEQAFQLPVEVENDVRALALGESWFGLGKDIADFICVHVGTGIGAGIILNNELYRGPSFTAGEIGHTTIDLNGPKCGCGNVGCLEALAAGPAILYRVREAIRQGRSTVLAEWVNGETERLTGEMVHLAAQQGDELAIEVLADAGRYLGIGLANLINTLNPSRIILSGGVARAGHFVLEPLQQTVKERALSAAAKDVAIMCSRLGDNGAAIGAMTLVLQDLFMPSYA
- a CDS encoding M24 family metallopeptidase, producing MTRAVEAEPIAIVQERLARLRRWAAQNGLDGILLRKRRSFAWLTMGRCNHIVWTTEEGVADLLIFHDRAFCVTTRMESDRIKEEELAGLGFEMIASEWTEGVLPILRRLCAGKKIGADVWPDALGIESAVYMGDALFRLTYVLEKEEIRRYAWLCRQAAMAVEETCREIRPGMSEWEIQSRLAEKILPHGIFPQVILVATDERVFRYRHPIPTAKPLERYAMMVLCAEKWGLVANVTRLVHFGPLPKTLSDRRWKLAEIDLTMNLATRPGVPIRDVLRAGIEAYRRVGHPDDWRYLHQGGPTGYATREFLATPDCEGVVQLHQAFAWNPSLPGIKSEDTIWVDKQANHFLTHTGNWPYIIMERDGQVYQRPDILVIQQ
- the galE gene encoding UDP-glucose 4-epimerase GalE; the protein is MAILVTGGAGYIGSHTVSELLDHGEEVIVLDNLEKGHREAVLAQTFIHGDVRDRELLDQIFRRYDVEAVVHFAAYSLVGDSMKDPLAYYDNNVAAAQILLTKMIEHGVKRIVFSSTAATYGEPRQIPIQETDATEPTNAYGETKLAIEKMMKWCEQAYGLRFISLRYFNAAGAHPDGHIGEDHDPETHLIPIVLQVALGQREALSIFGDDYPTEDGTCIRDYVHVMDLAQAHRLALEKLRETGKSGIYNLGSGTGFSVKQVVERAREITGHPIPTRVAPHRPGDPAVLIASSQKAREELGWRPQFEDLDTIITTAWAWHRSHPNGYRKEEMRG
- a CDS encoding galactokinase, with protein sequence MAGEKWFREFERHFDEGGGVRVFFAPGRVNLIGEHTDYTGGFVFPAALTFGTWVLVRPRRDGWFRFASCQMEREVHCRVDEIRFRPEDGWANYPKGIIHQFLEKGVQLDGADMLYHGNIPMGSGLSSSASIEMATAVACQALAGTDWPMVELVKMAQRAENHFIGVQCGIMDQFASGMGRKDNAILLHCDTLRYRYAPLELGDYRLIITHTNKPRELADSKYNERRAECEEGFKQIRSWLENASSLGEVDVDTWQRVRERVSDPTLRKRLTHVVEENARVHASVEALEEGDLIAFGRLMIQSHESLRDLYEVTGKELDALFDAARQVDGCIGTRMTGAGFGGCTVSLVHRDAVETFQEEVGKQYERQTGLTPAFYTAEIGDGAREVSEEVFTSWRFS
- the galT gene encoding galactose-1-phosphate uridylyltransferase, which translates into the protein MELRYNPLLDDWTMVASNRSHRPTMPKDFCPFCPGSGKVPDDYDVYAYDNDFPALMPDPPEPDPVGSSLYQTRKARGKCEVILYSPEHTVTLPQLSVDHIEKLVDLWTERFVELGQDPAHQYVLIFENRGEECGVTMPHPHGQIYAYSQMPLKIRTELANCRKHHERTKRCLICDMNREEKAFGQRVITENDSFLAYLPFFTDYPYGLFIVSKSHKTALPDFTRKEKRDLAEMLKHMTGTMDALFDRLFPYMMVLHQRPVNGDDVEAYYHFHIEFYPPLRDRNKLKFYASSEMGAWAACNPHAVEQTAEQMREAYRRYLDKEGRSS
- a CDS encoding glucose-6-phosphate isomerase, with the protein product MTKRLTFDYSKALTFVGEHEIAQMEPAVRTAHELLHNGTGAGNDFLGWVNLPFDYDRDEFARIQAAAKKIQSDSDALVVIGIGGSYLGARAAIEMLTHSFYNQLPKDKRKTPEIYFVGHHISSTYTAQLLELLEGKDISVNVISKSGTTTEPAIAFRFFREYMEKRYGKEEARRRIYATTDRAKGALKKLADAEGYETFVIPDDVGGRYSVLTAVGLLPIAVSGVDIEAMMAGARDAAEAYRNPVLAENPSYQYAAVRNALYRKGKTTELLVNYEPSFHYFAEWWKQLYGESEGKDQKGIFPAAVDFTTDLHSMGQYIQEGLRNIFETVIRIDQPRVDLTIQSDEENLDGLNYLAGQTMDFVNKKAMEGTLLAHTDGGVPNLVVEVPEVSPYYFGQLVYFFEKACGISGYLLGVNPFDQPGVEAYKKNMFALLGKPGFESDRERLLKRLNG
- a CDS encoding LysE/ArgO family amino acid transporter, which codes for MLAAIIHGWVLAFGLIIPLGAQNVFIFNQGALQPKWSRSLPAVLTASVCDTLLIALAVAGVSLVVLKLAWLKWTLFGVGFFFLLYMGWNIWQSAPDPHSEKERTPLPPVKQITFALSVSLLNPHAILDTIGVIGTSSLQYTGIARWAFTLSCILVSWVWFFGLSVAGRAVRTLDTGGRWLHWINCLSALIIWGVAAMIGQQLIVELGKRAATTSW